A genomic segment from Bacillus rossius redtenbacheri isolate Brsri chromosome 5, Brsri_v3, whole genome shotgun sequence encodes:
- the LOC134532385 gene encoding spidroin-2-like encodes MNAKVVMVLLLGAASFPACSSQGRVPPPAAPGYYPPPPPASSYSAEHDAASTAAKRSLGGGGTAAGSSGYPPGAAPGYYPPPPPASSYSAEQAAASTAAKRSLGGGGTAAGSSGYPPGAAPGYYPPPPPASSYSAEQAAASTAAKRSLGGGGTAAGSSGYPPGAAPDYHFPPHGPACSGAAPPPDAADHGYSYYAPYDASGPYYTPPSHSSSGYYELDSRQASVCSGAAGGGYGVATSTSAAASTTHPGFHPYYPYYPYYPYHSYNPYSHFPYYPPCYHSRRFSM; translated from the exons ATGAACGCAAAG GTGGTGATGGTTCTGCTCTTGGGCGCCGCATCGTTCCCCGCCTGCTCCTCCCAAGGACGCGTGCCgccccccgccgcccccggctactacccgccgccgcccccggcgTCGAGCTACAGCGCGGAGCATGACGCCGCCTCCACGGCAGCCAAGAGGTCCCTCGGGGGTGGCGGAACGGCGGCGGGGTCAAGCGGCTACCCTCCGGGCGCCGCCCCCGGCTACTAtccgccgccgcccccggcgTCGAGCTACAGCGCGGAACAGGCCGCCGCCTCCACGGCGGCCAAGAGGTCCCTCGGGGGTGGCGGAACGGCGGCGGGGTCAAGCGGCTACCCTCCGGGCGCCGCCCCCGGCTACTAtccgccgccgcccccggcgTCGAGCTACAGCGCGGAACAGGCCGCCGCCTCCACGGCGGCCAAGAGGTCCCTCGGGGGTGGCGGAACGGCGGCGGGGTCAAGCGGCTACCCTCCGGGCGCCGCCCCCGACTACCACTTCCCGCCGCACGGTCCCGCCTGCTCGGGCGCCGCGCCGCCCCCAGACGCCGCCGACCACGGCTACTCCTACTACGCTCCCTACGACGCCAGTGGCCCCTACTACACACCGCCGTCTCATTCGTCCTCAGGCTACTACGAGCTGGACTCGCGGCAGGCCTCCGTCTGCTCGGGGGCGGCCGGGGGCGGCTATGGCGTCGCGACGTCCACTAGCGCCGCCGCTTCGACGACTCACCCGGGCTTCCACCCCTACTACCCCTACTACCCCTACTACCCTTATCACTCGTACAATCCCTACTCGCACTTCCCCTACTACCCACCTTGCTACCACTCCAGGAGGTTCTCGATGTGA